One genomic segment of Gemmatimonadota bacterium includes these proteins:
- a CDS encoding site-specific DNA-methyltransferase — protein MSLATFVPEQFRSLKDPSRDLPRIAKDPSSMSIIAAAVEQIPTHHKILIGDARRVVLPDESVHLVLTSPPYWTLKPYRRSEGQLGWITHYEEFLEQLDEVWNVCHRALVHGGRLICVVGDVCLSRRKNDGRHTVVPLHAAIQDRCRKIGFDNLAPIIWHKIANVAHEVERGTGGFLGKPYEPNAVIKNDIEFILMQRKPGGYRKPSIAARTLSLLSEEDFKTHFRQIWADIGGASTRDHPAPFPIALADRLIRMFSFVGDTVFDPFTGIASTQIAAAKCGRNSIGIEVDPVYYRKALDRFDGKTTSLLREIEVQTGKIETRRGTSVVGKEISA, from the coding sequence ATGTCGCTTGCAACCTTCGTACCCGAGCAATTCAGGTCTCTTAAGGATCCTTCGCGCGATTTACCACGGATCGCAAAAGACCCGTCCAGCATGTCCATAATTGCGGCCGCAGTGGAACAGATTCCAACTCACCATAAAATTCTGATCGGAGATGCTCGACGCGTAGTCTTGCCAGATGAATCAGTCCACCTTGTACTTACGTCGCCACCGTATTGGACATTAAAACCATACCGTCGTTCTGAAGGTCAGTTGGGGTGGATCACACACTATGAAGAATTCTTAGAACAACTTGATGAAGTGTGGAACGTATGCCATCGCGCACTTGTACATGGGGGGCGGCTCATTTGCGTTGTAGGTGACGTCTGTCTTTCACGTCGTAAGAACGATGGCCGCCATACCGTAGTTCCTTTGCACGCTGCCATTCAGGACAGGTGTAGGAAAATCGGCTTTGACAATCTTGCTCCGATTATCTGGCACAAGATTGCAAATGTCGCACATGAAGTGGAGCGGGGGACAGGCGGTTTCTTGGGCAAACCTTACGAGCCCAATGCCGTGATTAAAAACGACATCGAGTTCATATTGATGCAGCGTAAGCCTGGTGGTTATCGTAAACCGAGCATCGCTGCGAGGACGTTGAGTCTGCTGTCCGAGGAGGATTTCAAGACACACTTCCGTCAGATCTGGGCAGATATTGGTGGTGCATCGACCCGGGACCATCCCGCCCCTTTTCCAATCGCCTTAGCCGATCGTCTGATCAGGATGTTCAGTTTTGTAGGAGACACAGTATTTGACCCCTTTACCGGGATAGCTTCGACCCAGATCGCTGCCGCCAAATGTGGCCGTAACAGCATAGGCATCGAAGTCGACCCCGTCTACTACAGGAAAGCACTAGATCGGTTTGATGGAAAGACTACCAGCCTGCTAAGAGAAATTGAAGTACAAACTGGTAAGATCGAAACCAGAAGGGGAACGTCTGTAGTTGGAAAGGAGATTAGTGCTTGA
- a CDS encoding histidine decarboxylase, which produces MTTRPAYPDPVAESAVLDERSTARLDALYERLTSLRKVSIGYPCNHRFDFAPLFRFMEFAVNNLGDPFSGSNFRMNTHDFEREVIMTFARLTGIGNEDCWGYVTNGGTEGNMYGLYLAREIYPDGIVYFSEDTHYSVSKILRLQHTRNIMIRSGHTGEMDYRDLEESIRIHRDVPPIVFANAGTTMTGAIDRLDRIREVLERQCTPNAYIHVDAAFSGMILPFVDDPPPWHFGDGADSISISGHKMIGSPLPCGVAMVRKTHMERISRSVEYVGALDTTISGSRNAITPLMLWYALRLQGDDGFRDLVGESLQKAAYAEKALNEIGVKAWRNPYSVTVVFPRPPKVIMDKWVLAGSGDIVHLIALPGVSWETLEEFIDDMQRETEKTA; this is translated from the coding sequence ATGACCACGCGACCTGCATACCCTGACCCGGTTGCCGAGTCGGCCGTTCTCGACGAGCGAAGCACGGCAAGGCTGGATGCGCTCTACGAGCGACTGACCTCCCTCAGGAAGGTCTCCATCGGCTATCCGTGCAATCACCGGTTCGATTTCGCCCCGCTCTTCCGTTTCATGGAGTTTGCCGTCAACAACCTGGGCGATCCGTTTTCGGGCAGCAACTTCCGCATGAACACCCACGACTTCGAACGCGAGGTGATCATGACCTTTGCCCGCCTGACGGGGATCGGCAACGAAGATTGCTGGGGCTACGTTACCAACGGCGGGACGGAGGGGAACATGTACGGCCTCTATCTCGCCCGGGAAATCTATCCGGACGGCATCGTCTATTTCTCCGAGGATACGCATTACAGCGTCAGCAAGATACTAAGGCTGCAACATACGCGCAATATTATGATACGAAGCGGCCATACCGGTGAAATGGACTACCGGGACCTGGAGGAGAGCATCCGGATCCACCGCGACGTGCCGCCTATCGTGTTCGCCAATGCCGGAACGACGATGACCGGCGCCATCGACCGGCTGGACCGCATTCGGGAAGTCCTTGAAAGACAATGCACGCCGAACGCGTACATCCATGTCGACGCGGCCTTTTCGGGCATGATCCTGCCGTTCGTGGACGATCCGCCTCCCTGGCACTTCGGCGATGGCGCCGACAGCATTTCCATTTCGGGGCACAAGATGATCGGATCTCCCCTGCCGTGCGGCGTGGCCATGGTAAGGAAGACCCACATGGAACGTATTTCCCGTTCCGTCGAATACGTGGGCGCGCTCGATACCACCATAAGCGGATCCAGAAACGCGATTACACCCCTGATGCTCTGGTATGCCCTGCGCCTGCAAGGCGACGACGGGTTTCGAGACCTGGTCGGCGAGTCCCTGCAAAAAGCGGCCTATGCGGAGAAGGCGCTGAACGAGATCGGCGTGAAGGCCTGGCGTAATCCATACTCGGTCACGGTCGTCTTTCCCCGGCCGCCGAAGGTCATAATGGACAAATGGGTGCTTGCCGGTTCCGGCGACATAGTGCACCTCATAGCATTGCCCGGCGTTTCCTGGGAAACGCTTGAGGAGTTCATCGACGATATGCAGCGAGAGACCGAGAAAACCGCATGA
- a CDS encoding MerC domain-containing protein gives MNHQINRVTVDNIGVFVSSACAIHCLALPLVVTFLPLVGLGFLAGEPAEYAIIGAVLLAAGSVVSGVRHHRRWRAFLTLVLAVAVIVTGFLAAEGNFEVVLHVAGGVLLATTHLVNRHLCRTCPASDC, from the coding sequence ATGAACCATCAGATCAATCGAGTAACCGTGGACAACATCGGCGTGTTCGTCTCGTCTGCATGTGCGATCCATTGCCTGGCCTTGCCGCTGGTGGTGACGTTCCTGCCGCTCGTGGGTCTCGGATTCCTGGCCGGAGAACCCGCTGAGTACGCCATAATCGGCGCGGTATTGCTCGCAGCCGGGAGCGTGGTTTCGGGCGTGAGGCACCACAGGAGATGGAGGGCGTTTCTCACCCTCGTTTTGGCCGTGGCAGTGATCGTTACGGGTTTCCTGGCGGCCGAAGGGAACTTCGAAGTAGTCCTACACGTAGCCGGAGGCGTCCTGCTCGCGACGACCCATCTCGTGAACCGGCACCTGTGCAGGACCTGTCCCGCGTCCGACTGTTGA
- a CDS encoding glycosyltransferase family 9 protein, producing MKRLLIIRSGAVGDLILTLPVLSALKKRYGGLSIDMMGDPVRLSLLKHSGFVDDVLSVDDRKFTPLFAPGGPPSVSGLPSDSVSRDLRLYDAMLSYLPDPDGVFVENLRRIASGPVFTGQSRPPDGRRFHMTRVLLDALKPLGIGTSIDLPRVDVPSSATPDDVRELDTEQRLVAIHPGSGGAEKCWPVENYGALIDQLTGSGFRPMLTFGPADHMVRRRLLPWIESRDVLVIEDRSLVEVAALYARCRAMIGNDTGMTHLAAAAGTPVIALFGPTDPAVWGPRGKDLRVLWGTDVFDGDVDGIKWKAPFRPRSLDDIDAMAPFQFLSGFCTAAGGAEHK from the coding sequence ATGAAGCGCCTGCTGATCATCCGATCGGGCGCGGTCGGTGACCTGATCCTTACGCTCCCCGTACTCTCCGCGTTGAAGAAGCGCTATGGCGGCCTGTCCATCGACATGATGGGCGATCCGGTCCGGCTGTCGCTGTTGAAGCACAGCGGGTTCGTGGACGATGTGCTATCGGTGGACGACCGGAAATTCACCCCTCTGTTCGCGCCGGGCGGGCCACCCTCGGTCTCCGGCCTACCCTCGGACTCTGTTTCGCGGGACCTTCGGCTATACGATGCGATGCTTTCCTATCTGCCCGATCCCGACGGTGTGTTCGTGGAGAACCTCCGAAGGATTGCGTCCGGCCCGGTGTTCACAGGACAGTCCCGGCCTCCCGACGGACGAAGATTCCACATGACCCGCGTGCTGCTGGATGCACTGAAACCCCTGGGAATCGGCACTTCTATCGATCTGCCCCGGGTCGACGTTCCGTCAAGCGCCACCCCGGACGACGTGCGAGAGCTTGATACGGAACAAAGGCTGGTCGCCATCCATCCCGGCAGCGGCGGCGCGGAGAAATGCTGGCCGGTGGAAAACTACGGGGCACTGATCGACCAGTTGACCGGATCGGGATTCAGGCCGATGCTCACCTTCGGGCCGGCGGATCACATGGTCCGACGTCGCCTGCTGCCCTGGATCGAATCCCGCGATGTCCTGGTCATCGAGGACCGATCCCTCGTAGAAGTAGCCGCCCTGTATGCCCGGTGTCGGGCGATGATCGGCAACGATACGGGCATGACCCACCTGGCTGCGGCTGCGGGCACGCCGGTCATCGCGCTGTTCGGACCGACTGACCCGGCCGTCTGGGGTCCCCGGGGGAAGGACTTACGCGTACTGTGGGGGACCGATGTGTTCGATGGAGACGTGGACGGTATAAAATGGAAGGCACCGTTCCGCCCGAGAAGCCTGGACGACATCGATGCGATGGCGCCCTTTCAATTCCTGTCGGGTTTCTGCACAGCCGCCGGCGGCGCGGAACATAAATAG
- the glnA gene encoding type I glutamate--ammonia ligase has translation MNDTSDAAKDYVLHTAQEHNVKIIQLWFTDILGFLKSFSITVEELEDALEDGEVFDGSSIEGFIRHSEEDMIAMPDPSTFQILPWRPDARKSAVGSMFCDILEPDGAKPYEGDPRQILRRSLHRAAEHGFTFYVQPELEYYYLKSSEGPPQPLDQGGYFDLTPLDWATDLRRDTVMALEEIGIGVEFSHHEGGPSQSEISLRYTDAMTMADYTMAYRLVVKEVALRHNVYATFMPKPHAGHNGSGMHIHLSLFRGDQNAFFDEGMEYHLSDTGRSFVAGLMRHAPETMLVTNQWVNSYKRLIAGYEAPLFVSWALHNRADMIRLPTYNPSKHEAMRVEYRAPDPSCNPYLAFAVILSAGLAGIENGYELGPPAEVDLSSMSQEERRKLGIQSLPKDLNEAIKLAEGSELLVNCLGEEVFDKLIENKQEEWERYRSQVTDYELKTYMSLL, from the coding sequence ATGAACGACACATCGGATGCGGCGAAGGATTACGTCCTCCACACGGCCCAGGAACACAACGTCAAGATCATCCAGTTGTGGTTTACGGATATTCTGGGTTTTCTGAAGAGTTTTTCCATCACCGTGGAGGAACTGGAAGACGCCCTGGAGGACGGCGAAGTCTTCGACGGCTCGTCCATCGAGGGATTCATCCGGCACAGCGAGGAGGACATGATCGCCATGCCGGATCCCAGCACGTTCCAGATCCTGCCGTGGCGCCCTGACGCCCGGAAGAGCGCCGTGGGCAGCATGTTCTGCGATATCCTCGAACCCGACGGCGCCAAGCCCTACGAGGGCGACCCCCGCCAGATCCTGAGAAGGAGCCTCCATCGCGCGGCCGAGCACGGGTTCACCTTCTACGTCCAGCCCGAACTGGAATACTACTACCTGAAGTCCAGCGAAGGCCCGCCCCAGCCCCTCGACCAGGGCGGTTACTTCGACTTGACGCCCCTGGACTGGGCGACGGACCTGCGGCGCGACACCGTGATGGCCCTCGAAGAGATCGGTATCGGCGTCGAGTTCAGCCACCACGAGGGCGGTCCCAGCCAGAGCGAGATCTCCCTGCGGTATACCGACGCCATGACCATGGCGGACTATACGATGGCCTACCGCCTCGTGGTGAAGGAAGTGGCCCTCCGGCACAACGTGTACGCCACCTTCATGCCCAAGCCCCACGCCGGTCACAACGGAAGCGGGATGCACATACACCTTTCGCTTTTCCGCGGCGACCAAAACGCCTTTTTCGACGAAGGCATGGAGTACCACCTGTCGGATACGGGCCGGTCCTTCGTCGCCGGGCTGATGCGCCACGCTCCCGAGACCATGCTGGTCACGAATCAGTGGGTGAACTCGTACAAGAGGCTCATCGCCGGCTACGAGGCGCCGCTCTTCGTTTCGTGGGCGTTGCACAACCGGGCGGACATGATCCGGTTGCCTACCTACAACCCCTCGAAACACGAAGCCATGCGCGTGGAATACCGCGCCCCCGATCCATCATGCAACCCCTACCTGGCCTTTGCCGTCATCCTCTCCGCGGGCCTGGCGGGCATCGAAAACGGGTACGAACTCGGCCCGCCGGCGGAGGTCGACCTGTCCAGCATGTCCCAGGAGGAACGCCGGAAGCTGGGCATACAGTCCCTGCCCAAAGACCTGAACGAGGCGATCAAACTGGCGGAAGGAAGCGAGTTGCTGGTGAATTGTCTCGGCGAAGAGGTCTTCGACAAGCTGATCGAGAACAAGCAGGAAGAGTGGGAACGCTACCGGTCGCAGGTCACCGACTACGAACTGAAAACCTACATGTCCCTGCTGTAG
- a CDS encoding ornithine cyclodeaminase family protein: MASVLTMPDVIEAVEEGFRSAGEKDDVPVRLPVHVADRPSVALFMPAYLAGSNTLGAKVVSAFHDNPARGLPMITGFYVLCDAETGRLIALMDATFLTGIRTAAASAVATKYLARKDSRVLGIIGTGVQGRFHVDAITAVRPIERIVVYNRTPERGRGLADDLASRGMSCRLAETAADCAAEADVLAVCTSSKSPLFDGGLIRPGSHVNAVGVFTADSQELDSGLIQRARVFVDTYEGAFEEAGDIIVPLRAGDISRGHIRAELTELVTGKKEGRTSDGEITVFKSVGYAMEDAVTARLAYERAADSGVGATFDLEA, from the coding sequence ATGGCTTCCGTCCTCACCATGCCGGATGTCATCGAAGCCGTGGAAGAGGGGTTTCGGTCCGCGGGGGAGAAAGACGACGTTCCCGTCCGCCTGCCCGTCCACGTAGCGGACCGGCCCTCCGTCGCGCTCTTCATGCCGGCCTACCTCGCCGGCTCGAACACGCTGGGCGCCAAGGTCGTTTCCGCGTTCCACGACAATCCTGCCAGGGGCCTTCCGATGATCACGGGATTCTACGTGCTGTGCGACGCGGAGACCGGCCGGCTCATCGCCCTGATGGACGCCACTTTTCTCACCGGAATACGTACGGCGGCCGCGTCCGCAGTGGCCACGAAGTACCTGGCGCGCAAGGATTCAAGGGTACTGGGCATCATCGGGACGGGCGTCCAGGGCCGGTTCCACGTGGACGCGATCACGGCGGTCCGCCCCATAGAACGGATCGTCGTGTACAACCGGACGCCCGAGCGGGGACGCGGCCTCGCGGATGACCTCGCATCCCGGGGGATGTCCTGCCGCCTGGCGGAAACCGCCGCCGATTGCGCGGCCGAAGCGGACGTGCTGGCGGTCTGCACGTCCAGCAAGTCGCCCCTCTTCGACGGCGGCCTGATTCGTCCCGGCAGCCACGTGAACGCCGTGGGCGTCTTTACCGCCGACTCGCAGGAACTGGACTCCGGGTTGATCCAACGGGCCCGCGTTTTCGTCGATACGTACGAAGGCGCTTTCGAGGAAGCGGGCGACATCATCGTTCCCCTGCGGGCGGGCGACATCTCCAGGGGCCACATCCGCGCCGAACTGACCGAACTGGTGACCGGCAAGAAGGAAGGACGAACCAGTGACGGGGAGATTACCGTGTTCAAATCCGTGGGTTACGCCATGGAAGACGCGGTCACCGCGCGGCTGGCTTATGAACGGGCGGCGGATTCGGGGGTCGGCGCCACCTTCGACCTGGAAGCATGA
- a CDS encoding ABC transporter permease subunit — translation MIRHIVRKEFMDVVRDGRFRWCAALVGALLLVSLGTGWVQARNAQKELAAAQATARDHWESQGEKNPHSAAHYGVYAFKPRLALSFVDEGVDSYTGSSVFLEAHRQNDFLLRPAQDATPAQRIGALTAAQVLQHLVPLLIILLTFGALASERERGTLRQLLATGVGRLELAMGKALGATAALAVLLVPAAVVGAAAIVVGSPGPATSPLVRGAVLAGIYLAYFATFIGLSLAVSARAPSARAALVVLLAIWVVNGLVAPRVAVDLSKWLYPTPSAIEFAHTLEQEMADGVEGIDRPDRAVVTQNLLAQYGVERTEDLPINAIGVFLQESEVFGDQIFDRNYGALWETFERQGYVHEALAVTAPLLAVRTLSMGLAGTDVEQHRHFAAAAEQYRRDLVERLNGELTENSRTGEVYLASADLWSQMPPFRYDAPAVSWVLKNRALSLLMLGLWLAGAFVVATYAVRRAEVA, via the coding sequence ATGATCAGGCATATCGTCCGAAAGGAATTCATGGACGTAGTGCGGGACGGCCGCTTCCGCTGGTGCGCCGCCCTGGTAGGCGCCCTGCTCCTGGTTTCGCTGGGAACGGGATGGGTCCAGGCGCGCAATGCGCAGAAGGAACTCGCCGCCGCACAGGCAACCGCCCGCGATCACTGGGAATCGCAGGGCGAGAAGAACCCCCACTCCGCGGCCCACTATGGTGTATACGCGTTCAAACCACGGCTGGCGCTGTCCTTCGTCGATGAAGGGGTGGATTCCTATACGGGATCGTCCGTGTTTTTGGAGGCCCACAGGCAGAACGACTTCCTGCTGCGCCCAGCACAGGACGCGACCCCCGCGCAGCGCATCGGCGCGTTGACGGCGGCGCAGGTCCTTCAGCACCTGGTACCGCTTCTTATCATCCTGTTGACCTTTGGGGCACTCGCCAGCGAGCGGGAGCGGGGCACGCTGCGGCAACTCCTCGCTACGGGCGTCGGACGCCTCGAACTCGCCATGGGCAAGGCCCTTGGCGCGACGGCCGCCCTGGCGGTGCTCCTGGTACCCGCGGCAGTCGTAGGCGCGGCGGCCATTGTCGTAGGAAGCCCCGGACCGGCGACGTCCCCGCTGGTACGCGGCGCTGTGCTTGCCGGGATTTACCTGGCCTATTTCGCCACGTTCATAGGGTTGTCCCTCGCCGTCTCTGCCCGGGCCCCTTCGGCGCGAGCCGCGCTGGTCGTCTTGCTGGCCATCTGGGTGGTGAACGGGCTCGTGGCGCCCCGCGTCGCGGTGGATCTCTCGAAATGGCTGTACCCGACACCTTCGGCGATCGAGTTCGCCCACACCCTTGAACAGGAGATGGCCGATGGCGTGGAGGGCATTGACCGTCCAGACCGGGCCGTCGTGACGCAAAACCTGCTAGCCCAGTACGGGGTGGAGCGGACCGAAGACCTCCCGATCAATGCGATAGGCGTCTTCCTGCAGGAAAGCGAGGTATTCGGCGACCAGATCTTCGACCGCAATTACGGTGCATTATGGGAAACCTTCGAGCGCCAGGGATACGTACACGAAGCGCTTGCGGTGACGGCACCGCTGCTGGCGGTTCGGACGCTTTCCATGGGCCTGGCCGGGACCGATGTCGAACAGCACCGCCACTTCGCCGCCGCCGCGGAGCAATACCGGAGGGATCTGGTGGAGCGCCTGAACGGCGAGTTGACCGAAAACTCCCGTACCGGTGAGGTCTACCTCGCCTCCGCCGATCTCTGGTCGCAGATGCCGCCCTTCCGGTACGACGCGCCGGCAGTGTCGTGGGTCCTGAAGAACCGGGCCCTTTCGCTCCTGATGCTCGGACTGTGGCTGGCCGGTGCGTTTGTGGTCGCCACATACGCCGTTCGCCGCGCGGAGGTGGCCTGA
- a CDS encoding DUF3526 domain-containing protein, giving the protein MQTKTTKTILLNEWRLLAADRTLRIVLPLFIVLFTYALANGMAWVRFQEHTVQVVREGNVQRTEGLERELAAIKNGAEPSSPFRDPRNANVMGGRRGARSVALDPGPLTALAVGQSDLLPYYYDVSIYTNETTFLQNGEVENPLNLMVGRFDLAFVAIYLLPLLVLAMGFNVLSGEREQGTLALTLSQPVSARRFVTAKLAFRAMLVLAAAIGVSLIGILISGGFGSTGPLGRILLWCAALTVYALFWFALTAWVNSLGRSSSWNATVLVGAWLVLVVVLPAAINIAAGLLHPLPSRVEMITAQREASNDAVNRRSELLARYLEDHPELTGGDATDEPNRAALAWAATDAVNQRLEEVSERHRLGRDEQNDLIRRYRFLSPALLVQEMLIDAAGTGDSRFARFQAQVRAYAGQWQSFFVPAILAGEQMSADVLPTLPAFNFVDESLGDVGQRATVPLSALIILVGLVGAGAWAGLGKVRGTG; this is encoded by the coding sequence ATGCAGACCAAGACCACAAAGACCATCCTGCTCAACGAGTGGCGGCTTCTCGCCGCCGACCGCACCCTGCGGATCGTCCTGCCCCTTTTCATCGTTCTCTTTACCTACGCGCTGGCCAACGGCATGGCCTGGGTCCGATTCCAGGAACACACGGTCCAGGTCGTACGGGAGGGGAATGTCCAACGGACTGAGGGGTTGGAACGCGAATTGGCCGCCATCAAAAACGGAGCCGAGCCGTCCTCCCCCTTCCGCGACCCCCGCAACGCCAACGTGATGGGTGGCCGCCGGGGCGCCCGGTCCGTCGCACTGGATCCCGGTCCCCTGACCGCCCTGGCGGTGGGGCAAAGCGACCTGCTGCCGTACTACTACGATGTCAGCATCTATACCAACGAAACCACGTTCCTGCAGAACGGCGAGGTGGAGAACCCGCTCAACCTCATGGTTGGACGATTCGACCTGGCCTTCGTCGCGATCTACCTGTTGCCCTTGCTTGTGCTGGCCATGGGTTTCAACGTGCTATCAGGGGAACGCGAACAGGGCACCCTTGCCCTTACGCTTTCCCAGCCCGTATCGGCGCGCCGGTTCGTGACCGCGAAGCTCGCCTTCCGCGCCATGCTGGTCCTGGCCGCGGCCATCGGGGTGTCTTTGATCGGAATACTGATCTCGGGAGGTTTCGGATCTACGGGGCCGCTCGGCAGGATACTTCTGTGGTGTGCGGCGCTGACGGTGTACGCGCTGTTCTGGTTCGCACTCACCGCCTGGGTAAACAGCCTCGGCCGGTCATCCTCCTGGAACGCCACGGTGCTGGTGGGGGCCTGGCTTGTCCTGGTGGTGGTGCTGCCAGCCGCCATCAACATCGCCGCGGGCCTGCTCCATCCGCTCCCGTCGCGGGTGGAGATGATTACTGCCCAGCGCGAAGCCTCAAACGACGCGGTGAACCGCCGCAGCGAACTGCTTGCCCGTTACCTCGAGGACCATCCCGAACTGACCGGTGGAGACGCGACCGATGAACCCAACCGGGCCGCGCTCGCCTGGGCCGCGACAGACGCAGTGAACCAGCGCCTGGAAGAGGTGTCTGAGCGACACAGGTTGGGACGTGACGAGCAGAATGACCTGATCCGCCGCTACCGGTTTCTCTCCCCCGCGCTCCTGGTCCAGGAGATGCTGATCGACGCGGCGGGAACGGGTGATTCGCGGTTTGCACGGTTTCAGGCTCAGGTGAGAGCGTACGCCGGTCAGTGGCAGTCGTTCTTCGTACCGGCAATCCTGGCCGGGGAGCAGATGTCGGCGGATGTGCTTCCCACGTTACCGGCTTTCAATTTCGTAGACGAGTCATTAGGCGACGTGGGTCAGCGCGCGACGGTACCGCTATCGGCACTGATCATACTGGTCGGGCTGGTAGGTGCGGGCGCCTGGGCCGGACTCGGCAAGGTCCGGGGCACTGGTTGA
- a CDS encoding ABC transporter ATP-binding protein: MLEARSLSKRYDEVEAVVGLDLRVGPSEIYCLLGPNGAGKTTTIHLFLGFLEPTSGSAHVMGLDVAEEPLKSKTHLAYVPEQVMLYRNLSGLENLAYFAALGGKESLSADRLTEILGEAGLQADVVHSRVSAYSKGMRQKVGIAIAIAKEADALLLDEPTSGLDPEASNEFSELLEQLKDRGVAVLMATHDLFRAKETGTRVGIMRHGRLVAEMTTDEIGHADLERIYLEHMHD, translated from the coding sequence GTGCTGGAAGCCCGGTCGTTGTCCAAGCGTTATGACGAAGTAGAAGCTGTTGTCGGCCTGGACCTCCGTGTCGGCCCGTCGGAGATCTACTGCCTCCTGGGCCCGAACGGTGCCGGCAAGACGACGACGATTCACCTTTTTCTGGGGTTTCTGGAGCCGACGTCCGGAAGCGCTCACGTGATGGGCCTGGACGTCGCCGAGGAGCCGCTTAAATCCAAAACACACCTCGCCTACGTTCCCGAGCAGGTCATGCTCTATCGCAACCTGAGCGGCCTGGAAAACCTGGCCTATTTCGCCGCGCTGGGGGGGAAGGAATCCCTGTCCGCGGATCGCCTTACCGAGATCCTCGGAGAGGCGGGACTCCAGGCGGATGTGGTCCATTCCCGCGTATCCGCGTATTCCAAGGGTATGAGGCAGAAAGTCGGCATTGCGATCGCCATCGCCAAGGAGGCCGACGCCCTGCTCCTCGACGAACCGACGTCCGGCCTCGATCCCGAGGCTTCGAACGAGTTCTCCGAACTGCTGGAGCAGCTCAAGGACCGGGGCGTAGCGGTGCTCATGGCGACCCACGACCTCTTTCGCGCCAAGGAAACCGGAACGCGGGTCGGAATCATGCGGCATGGCCGCCTCGTCGCGGAGATGACCACCGACGAAATCGGCCACGCGGATCTCGAACGTATCTACCTCGAACACATGCACGATTAG
- a CDS encoding sulfatase, with translation MNIVYLHSHDTGRYIQPYGHAIPTPSLQRLAEDGVLFRSAYCANPTCSPSRAALLTGQWAHSCGMFGLVNRGWSIHHPERLIMHTLREAGYDTVMAGFQHVVKNLDDAGWSRILPREAGDDKAPAEELAASFLSEPHDRPFFLDVGFGETHRRGAGFAPQPDGEPPADPRFVRPPAPFPDTPELRRDMGLFIDAARTLDRKMGRVLEAIDRCGRRDDTLVICTTDHGIAFPMMKCHLTDHGMGVMLILRGPAGYSGGKVIDGMVSQIDLLPTICALVGIERSARPDWLQGVSMAPLVRGEATEIREEVFAEVNYHAAYEPQRAVRTQRWKYIRRYGDRELPVMTNCDASITKTTLIEQGWRGRAVSRERLYDTVFDPNETNNLVGRPESADVLRDMRARLDRWMVSTGDPLVDHEVVPPDPGGVLNSPADLSAADDPQYPV, from the coding sequence GTGAATATCGTATACCTCCATTCCCACGATACGGGCCGGTACATACAACCCTACGGCCACGCCATTCCCACACCCTCCCTGCAACGACTGGCGGAGGACGGGGTCCTTTTCAGGTCGGCCTACTGCGCGAATCCGACCTGTTCCCCGAGCCGGGCGGCCCTGCTCACCGGACAGTGGGCCCACAGCTGCGGCATGTTCGGCCTGGTCAACCGGGGATGGTCGATCCACCATCCCGAGCGGCTCATCATGCACACGCTGCGCGAGGCGGGATACGATACGGTGATGGCCGGATTCCAGCACGTGGTGAAGAACCTGGATGACGCCGGGTGGTCCCGCATACTGCCGAGGGAGGCCGGTGACGACAAGGCCCCCGCCGAGGAACTCGCCGCCTCCTTCCTGTCCGAACCTCATGACCGCCCGTTCTTTCTGGACGTGGGCTTCGGCGAAACCCATCGCAGAGGCGCGGGCTTCGCGCCACAACCCGATGGGGAACCGCCGGCCGATCCCCGTTTCGTGCGCCCGCCGGCACCGTTCCCCGATACGCCGGAGCTTCGCCGGGACATGGGCCTGTTTATCGATGCCGCACGCACGCTCGATCGGAAGATGGGGCGCGTGTTGGAGGCCATCGACCGGTGCGGGCGGAGGGATGACACCCTGGTCATCTGCACCACCGATCACGGCATCGCCTTCCCCATGATGAAATGCCACCTCACCGACCACGGCATGGGCGTCATGCTCATCCTGCGCGGGCCCGCGGGATACAGCGGCGGCAAAGTCATCGATGGCATGGTTAGCCAGATTGACCTGTTACCTACTATCTGCGCGTTGGTCGGGATCGAGCGGTCGGCTCGGCCGGACTGGCTGCAGGGCGTATCAATGGCCCCGCTCGTCCGAGGTGAAGCCACGGAGATCCGGGAAGAAGTCTTCGCCGAGGTGAACTACCACGCGGCCTACGAGCCCCAGCGGGCCGTGCGGACACAACGCTGGAAATACATCCGGCGATACGGAGACCGCGAACTTCCCGTCATGACCAACTGCGACGCATCGATCACGAAAACGACCCTGATCGAGCAGGGTTGGCGCGGTCGGGCCGTGTCTCGTGAACGGCTGTACGATACCGTGTTCGATCCAAACGAGACTAACAACCTGGTCGGCCGGCCCGAATCCGCGGACGTGTTGCGCGACATGCGCGCCCGATTGGACCGCTGGATGGTTTCCACGGGCGATCCCCTGGTCGATCACGAGGTCGTGCCTCCGGATCCCGGGGGCGTGTTGAACAGTCCGGCCGATCTGTCGGCGGCCGATGACCCCCAGTATCCTGTCTGA